A DNA window from Fodinibius sp. Rm-B-1B1-1 contains the following coding sequences:
- a CDS encoding anti-sigma factor produces MSEQEKHNDFKSLCAGYVLGALTDDEQKQFKQMLEDATEEERQIYEDMKAAKDELALATEPVSPSADVERRIFESIESTDQYEDGQSDANIIPMWVYKAAAAVLLIGFLGLSYYTSNLSGTIEQQEAQITQLKSELEQQDELLSVLAAKEVRLVKMGGLEPSPEGYGKIVWDPEKRQAILQLANLPAPPEGKDYQLWLIKGNQNPISAGVFNFEQPSSDLFFKVEQLNESPSPQENTFAVTLEPEGGVPQPTGDMFLVGKQS; encoded by the coding sequence ATGAGTGAGCAGGAGAAACATAACGATTTCAAATCTCTATGTGCCGGCTATGTACTCGGTGCGTTAACGGATGATGAGCAGAAGCAGTTTAAGCAGATGCTTGAAGATGCTACTGAAGAGGAGCGTCAAATTTATGAAGATATGAAAGCAGCCAAAGATGAGCTTGCACTGGCTACTGAACCGGTATCACCATCCGCTGATGTGGAACGTCGTATTTTTGAAAGTATTGAGAGTACTGATCAATATGAGGATGGTCAATCTGATGCCAATATCATTCCGATGTGGGTCTACAAGGCGGCAGCTGCGGTGTTGTTAATTGGATTTCTTGGGTTGTCATATTATACCTCAAACCTATCAGGCACTATTGAGCAGCAAGAAGCACAGATAACACAACTAAAAAGCGAGCTTGAACAGCAGGATGAGTTGTTGAGTGTGTTGGCGGCTAAAGAAGTGAGATTAGTGAAGATGGGAGGGCTTGAACCGAGTCCAGAAGGATATGGTAAAATTGTTTGGGATCCTGAAAAGAGACAAGCTATTTTACAGCTTGCTAATTTGCCAGCCCCGCCGGAAGGTAAAGATTACCAGTTATGGTTGATCAAAGGGAATCAGAATCCTATATCAGCAGGAGTATTTAATTTTGAGCAGCCTTCGAGTGATCTTTTCTTTAAAGTTGAGCAGTTGAATGAATCTCCCTCCCCCCAAGAAAATACGTTTGCTGTAACGCTCGAGCCTGAAGGCGGAGTTCCCCAGCCTACCGGAGATATGTTCTTGGTTGGCAAGCAGAGCTAA
- a CDS encoding S41 family peptidase: protein MKKLLLIAALACLGFSTSFAQSDEPFARFPSISPDGSTIAFSYQGDIWTVPAKGGRAWRLTLHEAYEAYPKWSPGGSQIAFTSDRHGNDDIFVMRGNGSNIKRLTHHSTDDHLTGWTPGNSLIFTTNRLFNQVEWEPEIHTVGAEGGTPTRFFDSFGMMAEMSPDGRFLVFVRGYNKEFRKRYRGSANKDLWLYDVKNERYRQLTNFKGNDMYPTFTDNRTLYFLSERTGAHNIHKMNLNEEGKPNYSPIAVTEYKEDGIRYFDINDDGQRIVYERKTGLYVLNPQEGEAQLLELDVTQDQRFYNIEQKTFTDNASEFSVSPSGDWLAFVIEGEIFIKHNDPSKQRSVKVTNHPYRDRDVTFLNDSTLLFASDRNGQYDLFSIKPSQKDVNDLFESLQFETRQLTNTEQAERNPVVSPNSKKVAFNRGRGGLVVATVSGRDSLGKETVLMDNGWATASDVAWSPNNEWLAYSKPDLNFNHEVYIHPVDNSQEPTNISKHPRPDTNPVWSPDGSKLAFLSNRNNGDDDVWFAWLNKRDWQRTQLDWDKSETPEIVSPEDTVGVNVTIDFDGLYQRLRQVTSMPGDESNIAISKDGQTFYFVGDDADEDIYKTKWDGTGVKALTDQGVDPSDLRLNTTLNSLYFRQGGGQIGRYQLGKGNLEQLGYRAQMEIDHQKQQEQIFEEAWRKLNINFYDPDFHGQDWSAIKEHYKPWAEKASTNRDFEDVMNMMLGELNASHMGFYGSDRAETQESRTGFIGAEVEPVSGGVKITRVVPHSPADREMSKLHSGEVITAVGNRQVSDVDNYYSLLSNKVDTPTLLKVQNTEGETRDVVIEPTGSLGDQLYNEWVEKRKQLTEEYSDGRLGYIHVEGMNWPSFERFERELVATGEGKEGIVIDVRYNGGGWTTDYLLTVLKYRQHAYTIPRGATSDLSENKTNFRENYPYGERLPLSSWTNASITLANQNSYSNAEIFSHAYKQLDLGTLVGEPTFGAVISTGGAGLMGGSYVRLPFRGWFVKNTNANMDRVPAVPDIEVQNAPDYRSGEDTQLKRAVDELLKQIDQ from the coding sequence ATGAAGAAACTACTGCTTATCGCAGCATTGGCTTGTCTCGGTTTTTCTACTTCATTTGCTCAATCGGATGAACCCTTTGCCCGTTTCCCATCAATAAGTCCCGATGGATCTACTATTGCCTTTTCATACCAGGGAGATATCTGGACTGTTCCTGCAAAAGGCGGCCGGGCATGGCGACTTACCTTACATGAGGCCTACGAAGCTTATCCAAAATGGAGTCCCGGCGGCAGTCAAATTGCCTTTACAAGTGACCGCCATGGCAACGATGATATCTTTGTAATGCGTGGAAATGGCAGCAATATTAAACGCCTTACCCACCACTCTACCGATGATCACTTGACAGGCTGGACGCCCGGAAATAGCCTTATTTTCACAACTAATCGATTATTTAACCAAGTAGAATGGGAACCGGAGATCCATACCGTAGGTGCTGAAGGGGGAACACCAACACGCTTTTTCGATTCTTTTGGGATGATGGCTGAAATGAGTCCCGATGGTCGTTTTCTTGTTTTCGTACGGGGTTATAACAAGGAATTCCGTAAGCGTTATCGCGGATCAGCCAATAAAGATCTGTGGCTCTATGATGTTAAAAATGAACGTTACCGTCAGCTCACCAACTTCAAAGGTAATGACATGTATCCCACATTCACCGATAACCGAACGCTATATTTTCTGAGCGAACGTACCGGTGCACATAACATCCATAAAATGAACCTCAATGAAGAAGGCAAGCCAAACTACTCTCCTATTGCTGTTACAGAGTATAAAGAAGATGGTATCCGTTATTTTGATATTAATGATGACGGACAACGAATTGTCTACGAGCGTAAAACAGGACTCTACGTTTTAAACCCACAGGAAGGGGAAGCCCAACTACTGGAACTCGATGTTACCCAAGACCAGCGATTCTATAACATTGAACAAAAAACATTCACAGATAATGCCAGTGAATTTTCCGTTTCACCGAGTGGCGACTGGCTGGCGTTCGTAATTGAGGGAGAAATTTTTATCAAACATAATGACCCCTCAAAGCAACGCTCTGTAAAAGTTACCAACCACCCTTATCGTGATCGTGACGTCACATTTCTGAACGATTCCACTTTGCTTTTTGCCAGCGACCGAAATGGACAATACGACCTTTTTTCAATTAAACCATCCCAAAAAGATGTAAATGACCTTTTTGAAAGCCTGCAATTTGAAACCAGGCAACTTACCAATACGGAACAGGCAGAGCGAAATCCTGTTGTATCCCCAAATAGCAAAAAGGTTGCCTTTAATCGTGGCCGTGGTGGATTAGTCGTTGCAACAGTTAGTGGGCGCGACAGTCTGGGCAAAGAAACAGTTTTAATGGACAACGGATGGGCTACTGCCAGCGATGTTGCATGGAGCCCTAATAATGAGTGGCTTGCATATTCCAAACCAGATCTCAACTTTAACCATGAGGTCTATATTCATCCGGTTGATAATTCTCAAGAGCCAACAAATATCAGCAAACATCCACGGCCTGATACTAATCCGGTATGGAGTCCCGACGGCAGCAAATTAGCATTTCTGTCTAACCGCAATAATGGCGATGATGATGTATGGTTTGCCTGGCTCAACAAACGCGACTGGCAACGCACCCAACTTGACTGGGATAAAAGTGAAACGCCTGAAATTGTTTCTCCTGAAGATACCGTTGGCGTTAATGTTACTATCGATTTTGATGGCCTCTACCAACGCCTACGTCAAGTAACTTCGATGCCCGGCGATGAATCCAATATTGCTATATCCAAAGACGGACAAACCTTCTACTTTGTGGGCGACGATGCTGATGAAGATATTTATAAGACCAAATGGGACGGCACTGGAGTCAAAGCCCTTACCGATCAAGGAGTTGATCCTTCCGACCTCCGTCTAAATACTACATTGAACAGCCTGTATTTTAGGCAAGGCGGGGGACAAATTGGCCGATACCAATTAGGTAAAGGTAACCTTGAACAGTTGGGATATCGTGCTCAGATGGAAATAGATCACCAAAAACAGCAAGAACAAATCTTTGAAGAGGCTTGGCGAAAACTTAATATCAATTTTTACGATCCTGACTTTCACGGACAAGACTGGTCGGCCATCAAAGAGCACTATAAACCCTGGGCTGAAAAAGCTTCTACGAACCGAGATTTCGAGGACGTCATGAATATGATGCTTGGTGAACTCAATGCCAGCCACATGGGGTTTTATGGATCTGATCGGGCTGAAACCCAGGAATCCAGAACAGGATTTATCGGTGCCGAGGTTGAACCGGTATCGGGTGGTGTAAAAATAACGCGAGTTGTCCCTCATTCGCCTGCCGATCGTGAGATGAGCAAGTTACATTCCGGTGAAGTAATTACTGCTGTTGGCAACCGCCAAGTCTCGGACGTTGACAACTATTATAGCTTACTATCAAATAAAGTAGATACCCCTACCCTTCTGAAGGTTCAAAATACCGAAGGAGAAACACGAGATGTTGTTATTGAACCAACCGGAAGTTTAGGAGACCAGCTTTACAATGAGTGGGTAGAAAAGCGTAAACAACTTACTGAAGAATACTCTGATGGACGCTTGGGATATATCCATGTTGAGGGCATGAACTGGCCCAGCTTTGAGCGTTTTGAACGAGAACTTGTTGCAACTGGTGAAGGTAAGGAAGGAATTGTTATAGACGTCCGTTATAATGGCGGCGGATGGACGACCGACTACCTGCTAACAGTACTCAAATATCGGCAACATGCCTATACTATTCCGAGAGGAGCAACATCAGATCTATCTGAAAACAAAACAAATTTCCGAGAAAACTATCCCTACGGAGAACGCCTTCCGCTTTCGAGCTGGACGAATGCTTCAATAACGCTGGCTAACCAAAACAGTTACTCCAATGCGGAGATATTCTCTCATGCCTATAAGCAACTCGATTTAGGGACCCTTGTTGGTGAACCTACCTTTGGGGCGGTAATTTCTACAGGTGGAGCTGGCTTAATGGGCGGCTCTTACGTGCGTCTCCCGTTCCGCGGATGGTTTGTTAAAAATACCAATGCCAATATGGATCGCGTTCCGGCTGTGCCTGATATCGAAGTTCAAAACGCTCCGGATTATCGGAGTGGCGAAGATACACAGCTAAAGCGAGCCGTTGATGAATTACTTAAACAAATAGACCAATAA
- a CDS encoding PAS domain S-box protein — MTDSNKKTNADSPLLDSLLAHVAILDTEGTILKSNKSWQSFNSENTLLKRANIGDNYFNVLQHAIEMGDDYALKILLGVKKVIDRESSSFSITYPIETETNSFWFKLTTRPCNTDHTQFVMIHEDVTPSMKAKYEKQENEDRFQVKFEQSPDGIFITDFNGNIIDANQTASTILGWSRNQLKEISMGAVTNVEDPKYREALKQRDKSGTYAMELDFFDKNGNIIPTEVSSRTYRNPNGKLRAIVTFYDISRRKEIEQDLSNTRKFTESALNSIPGVFIVLDRKGNFVRWNENMVTTLGYSAEELTKKKATDFVIDEYKDRVQETIQRCIEEGEVSIETKLHAKNGHIKEYAISAKRFVEDGKVYIVATGIDITKQKKIEQEKQRHQIMMQQLFDNSPVGIAIVDRDNSIQNVNSSFNDIFGYARNEVEGNDINELLAPENKKKEAKAISLATRNGESLQTETIRMNKDGEEIPVLIGSVPVELQGEIIAIYGMYVDVSTQHNYREKLEAALSEKEALLSELHHRVKNNLALINSLVELQLFDAQNAELQMELQNIKNRIMTIASIHEVLYQNGNLTNIPFNTFIDELLNQSVIEDSKTENKVQLNTSSKSIYLNINQSIPTGLLLNELLSLIFAHTNKDQMSEVNIQLKQYGQNVHLVVEGNHLIQCPKEMKQNQSLHNILIQTLVVQLNGTLLWPSPDTDYQKFEFCFTKEEGTSPASDFLQAVE, encoded by the coding sequence ATGACTGACTCAAATAAAAAGACAAACGCAGACTCACCTCTCCTCGATAGCTTACTTGCTCATGTTGCTATTTTAGATACAGAGGGAACTATTCTTAAGTCGAATAAAAGCTGGCAATCGTTCAATAGCGAAAATACATTATTGAAACGTGCTAACATTGGAGACAACTATTTTAATGTTCTCCAGCATGCTATTGAAATGGGTGACGATTATGCCCTGAAAATATTACTTGGGGTCAAAAAGGTAATAGATAGAGAAAGTTCCTCTTTCTCCATTACTTATCCCATAGAAACCGAAACCAATTCATTTTGGTTTAAGCTTACCACCCGTCCTTGCAACACCGACCATACGCAATTTGTGATGATCCATGAGGATGTAACCCCCTCAATGAAAGCAAAGTACGAGAAGCAAGAGAACGAAGATCGTTTCCAGGTAAAATTCGAACAAAGTCCTGATGGTATTTTCATCACAGATTTCAATGGTAATATTATTGATGCCAACCAGACGGCAAGTACTATCTTGGGATGGTCTCGAAATCAGTTAAAGGAAATATCGATGGGAGCAGTAACCAACGTAGAAGATCCCAAATACAGGGAAGCCCTTAAACAACGCGATAAGTCCGGCACCTACGCTATGGAACTGGATTTCTTTGATAAAAATGGAAATATCATTCCCACTGAGGTTTCTTCACGAACCTATCGCAACCCTAATGGCAAGCTTCGCGCCATTGTAACCTTTTATGATATAAGTCGCCGAAAAGAAATTGAGCAAGATCTCTCCAATACAAGAAAATTCACAGAATCGGCATTAAATAGTATTCCCGGCGTATTTATTGTACTCGACCGCAAAGGTAATTTTGTACGTTGGAATGAGAATATGGTAACAACACTCGGATACAGCGCTGAGGAACTCACAAAGAAAAAAGCCACCGATTTTGTTATTGATGAGTACAAAGATCGCGTTCAAGAAACCATCCAGCGATGTATTGAAGAAGGTGAAGTTTCTATTGAAACGAAATTGCACGCTAAAAATGGGCACATTAAAGAGTATGCTATATCTGCCAAACGGTTTGTAGAAGATGGCAAAGTATATATTGTGGCCACAGGCATTGACATTACCAAACAGAAAAAAATTGAGCAGGAAAAGCAACGTCATCAGATAATGATGCAACAGCTTTTCGACAACTCACCCGTTGGTATTGCGATTGTTGATAGAGACAATAGCATTCAAAATGTCAACAGTAGTTTTAATGATATTTTCGGATATGCCCGCAATGAAGTAGAAGGAAATGATATTAATGAACTATTAGCACCAGAGAATAAGAAAAAAGAAGCTAAAGCTATTTCACTTGCCACACGAAATGGCGAAAGCCTTCAAACTGAAACAATCAGAATGAATAAAGACGGGGAAGAAATTCCTGTTTTGATTGGTAGTGTGCCCGTTGAGCTACAAGGTGAAATTATCGCTATTTACGGGATGTATGTTGATGTTTCTACACAACATAATTATCGTGAAAAACTTGAAGCTGCTCTAAGTGAAAAAGAAGCCTTGCTTTCTGAGCTACATCACCGGGTTAAAAATAACCTTGCCCTCATCAACAGTCTGGTTGAACTACAGCTTTTTGATGCCCAAAATGCTGAGCTGCAAATGGAGCTACAGAATATCAAGAATCGAATAATGACCATTGCTTCTATACATGAGGTACTTTACCAAAATGGTAATTTGACCAATATTCCATTTAACACCTTTATTGATGAACTTCTCAATCAAAGTGTAATAGAAGACTCAAAAACTGAAAACAAGGTACAGCTCAACACCTCTTCCAAAAGTATTTACCTAAATATAAATCAGTCTATTCCAACGGGATTACTTCTTAACGAGTTACTTTCCCTTATCTTTGCACATACCAATAAAGACCAAATGTCGGAAGTCAACATTCAACTTAAACAGTATGGACAAAACGTGCATTTAGTCGTTGAAGGTAATCATCTTATTCAGTGTCCTAAAGAAATGAAGCAAAATCAATCGCTGCATAACATCCTCATACAAACACTGGTGGTGCAGTTAAACGGAACACTTCTGTGGCCAAGCCCTGATACAGATTATCAAAAATTTGAGTTTTGTTTTACTAAAGAAGAGGGCACCAGTCCTGCAAGTGATTTCTTACAGGCAGTTGAATAA
- a CDS encoding response regulator transcription factor, with translation MANVKILLVDDHDIVRDGIQMLLEDEIGIEITAEAENGKEAIETCKNHDIDLVIMDINMPEMDGIEATKKIIEDFDEIKILALTMMDEDQHIRQMIKAGASGYILKSSNKLELVDAITTILDGKHYFSDDATHSVMMDLVKGTTTEQNSDPGNLTGREKEILELIVKENTNQEIADQLYISTRTVDAHRRNLLQKTGAKNTAGLVTYAIKHNLVDIN, from the coding sequence ATGGCTAATGTTAAAATTTTATTGGTTGACGATCACGATATTGTTCGGGATGGAATTCAAATGCTACTGGAAGATGAAATAGGCATTGAGATCACGGCTGAAGCCGAAAATGGCAAAGAAGCTATCGAAACATGCAAGAATCATGATATTGATCTTGTTATCATGGATATTAACATGCCGGAAATGGATGGTATAGAGGCTACAAAAAAGATTATCGAAGATTTTGACGAGATCAAGATTTTAGCCCTAACTATGATGGACGAAGACCAGCATATCCGGCAAATGATAAAAGCCGGAGCTTCGGGTTATATCCTAAAAAGTTCTAACAAACTTGAACTGGTTGATGCTATTACTACCATTTTAGATGGCAAACATTATTTTAGTGATGATGCTACCCATAGCGTTATGATGGATTTGGTGAAAGGAACTACCACAGAACAAAATTCAGATCCCGGTAATCTCACAGGCCGCGAGAAGGAAATACTCGAACTGATTGTAAAGGAAAATACCAATCAAGAGATTGCAGACCAACTATATATCAGTACTCGAACAGTAGATGCCCATCGGCGAAATCTATTGCAAAAAACGGGAGCAAAAAATACAGCTGGACTGGTTACCTATGCCATTAAACATAACCTGGTCGACATCAACTAA
- a CDS encoding PAS domain S-box protein → MSNDDQYISLSPLKITAIYLIIAILWIAFTDRLLGSFVSDTSTLSTLQTYKGWFYVLITSLGLYYLIKRNVDQIKEKEKQLRSSVQNLKSEKELTEILFERIPILITIYDPDLEKFEVNREFEKVTGWTNEEIENEEVDLMEACYPDLEIREETVEFMNNPGLGWKEFPLRTKSGEPIPTSWTNIKLTDNTSVGIGIDMSEIKASQAKVRKSRELLKKTFESLQSSIIVLDMETRTIVECNKGTEEMFGYSRDELIGSSTRKLYESAAKFMLFDERSKKKLLREGIFETEFTMQRKDGSIFYTDHTVSLVRDEDDNIEKVVSVIRNINEQKKYQRQLEQHNEFIKTTFNNLPIGVIVTNIDTGEVTLMNEPYSDIHGWPEETLKDEQAFYHNAFPDQEYREKVRTQIQQDINSHNPDRMQWDGLKIQTQEKEQRIVNVKNIPLYDQNLMISTVEDVTQRKTLENQLLLQNKKLERTQKVAGIGYWEYELQSKELFWSENLKHIYGLSAEYKPDIDTFLNMVPPEDQPNFDHFVRRVIDEEIIHDMFRLIKPNGEEGFYHSRNELIKDNEERPKKILGIVHEITDLKQAEKELSKEKQRFELVAQTTSDVIWDLDFKKNELWWSKGFEDTFGYQRHSLKTNYEIWEKYIHPDDREKVSESSKKALESDAQEWEEEYRLIKADGTIAHLIDRAIIIRDEKGAPLRMIGTMDDITERKKAEKQLRESEEKYRHLFEDNPEPMWIYDPKTLQLIEVNHAAIEHYGYSEEEFLNMTLLDIRPHEDAEALKQNVKKNAGTKSYSEEWVHIKKDGTEIIVEISAADVRYKEDKKYRLVLINDVTEQKRMQEKIIQSVIEGENRERKRIAHELHDGLGQYLVAANMNLQSVQNNADPLPEKRRNQLETGVSLLKNALSETRSIAHNLMPKVIADYGLIAAIDNQVKDLQKSSDVTIQFEHNCAELDLKKQVEINIYRIVQEILSNAIRHANCTTIDIELQLKKDTLTLVVQDDGIGTNIEENHQDKGLGLQSIKTRVSNLRGSLDIDSEHGMGMVITVTIPNIDNLKSGSSNNG, encoded by the coding sequence ATGTCAAATGATGATCAATATATATCGCTGTCTCCGCTTAAGATAACCGCCATTTATCTTATTATTGCAATCTTATGGATTGCCTTTACTGACCGGCTTCTTGGGTCATTTGTTTCCGACACGAGTACCCTTTCTACCCTGCAAACATATAAAGGCTGGTTTTATGTACTAATCACTTCGCTGGGATTATACTATCTTATCAAGCGAAATGTGGATCAAATTAAAGAGAAAGAAAAACAGCTGCGTTCATCAGTTCAAAACCTGAAATCAGAAAAAGAGCTAACTGAAATTCTGTTCGAGCGTATCCCTATTCTCATTACAATTTATGATCCCGATCTGGAAAAGTTTGAAGTCAACAGAGAGTTTGAAAAAGTAACCGGTTGGACAAACGAAGAGATTGAAAACGAAGAGGTTGACCTAATGGAGGCGTGTTACCCGGATTTAGAAATACGGGAAGAGACTGTAGAATTTATGAATAATCCTGGCCTTGGCTGGAAAGAGTTTCCCCTACGAACGAAATCAGGTGAACCCATACCCACATCATGGACTAACATTAAACTCACCGATAATACCTCTGTAGGCATTGGTATCGACATGAGTGAAATTAAAGCCTCTCAGGCCAAGGTTCGCAAATCCAGGGAACTCCTTAAAAAAACATTTGAAAGCTTACAATCAAGCATCATTGTACTTGATATGGAAACCCGTACTATCGTTGAGTGCAACAAAGGTACCGAGGAGATGTTTGGGTATTCTCGCGATGAACTCATCGGTAGTTCTACACGCAAACTATACGAAAGTGCTGCCAAATTTATGCTCTTTGATGAGCGCAGCAAGAAAAAATTACTGCGAGAAGGAATTTTTGAGACCGAATTTACTATGCAACGGAAGGATGGCAGCATCTTTTATACTGATCATACCGTGTCGCTGGTTCGAGATGAGGATGATAACATCGAAAAGGTCGTTAGTGTTATTCGTAATATTAATGAACAGAAAAAATATCAGAGACAACTGGAACAACACAATGAGTTCATTAAAACGACTTTCAACAATTTACCTATTGGGGTTATTGTAACAAATATTGACACAGGAGAAGTCACCCTAATGAACGAACCGTACAGTGATATCCACGGTTGGCCGGAAGAGACCTTAAAAGATGAACAGGCATTTTATCATAACGCATTTCCAGACCAAGAATATCGCGAAAAGGTTCGTACTCAGATCCAACAAGATATAAACAGTCATAATCCTGATCGCATGCAATGGGATGGGTTAAAAATCCAAACCCAGGAGAAAGAACAACGAATTGTAAACGTCAAAAATATTCCCCTCTATGACCAAAACTTGATGATATCTACGGTTGAGGATGTCACCCAACGTAAAACGCTGGAAAATCAATTACTCCTTCAAAATAAAAAGCTGGAACGTACCCAAAAAGTGGCGGGTATCGGATATTGGGAATATGAGCTTCAGAGTAAGGAGCTTTTTTGGTCAGAAAACTTAAAACACATCTATGGCCTTTCAGCAGAATACAAGCCAGATATCGACACCTTTTTAAATATGGTGCCTCCAGAAGATCAGCCCAATTTTGACCACTTTGTTCGCAGAGTAATTGACGAAGAGATTATTCATGATATGTTCCGCCTTATTAAACCCAATGGAGAGGAGGGCTTCTATCACAGCCGCAATGAATTAATCAAAGATAACGAGGAACGTCCTAAGAAGATTTTAGGGATTGTCCATGAGATCACAGATTTAAAGCAAGCAGAAAAAGAACTTTCCAAAGAAAAACAACGATTCGAACTTGTTGCCCAAACAACCAGTGATGTTATCTGGGATCTGGATTTTAAAAAGAACGAGTTATGGTGGAGCAAGGGTTTTGAGGATACCTTTGGGTATCAACGACATAGCTTAAAAACAAATTATGAGATCTGGGAAAAATATATTCATCCTGATGATCGCGAAAAAGTAAGTGAAAGCTCAAAGAAAGCATTAGAATCTGATGCCCAAGAATGGGAAGAAGAGTATCGGCTAATTAAAGCTGATGGAACCATAGCCCATTTGATAGATCGTGCTATTATCATCCGTGATGAGAAGGGAGCCCCACTTCGCATGATCGGTACAATGGATGATATTACCGAACGAAAAAAAGCTGAAAAACAACTGCGCGAATCGGAAGAAAAGTACCGACACCTGTTCGAAGATAACCCCGAACCCATGTGGATTTATGATCCCAAAACATTACAACTTATAGAAGTAAATCACGCAGCGATCGAACATTATGGTTATAGTGAAGAGGAATTTCTGAACATGACCCTGCTGGATATTCGTCCCCATGAAGATGCTGAGGCCCTAAAACAAAATGTGAAAAAGAATGCAGGTACCAAGTCGTACTCAGAAGAATGGGTTCATATAAAAAAGGATGGAACTGAAATCATTGTTGAGATTTCGGCTGCAGATGTTAGATATAAAGAAGATAAAAAATATCGGCTGGTTTTAATTAATGATGTAACCGAGCAAAAGAGAATGCAAGAAAAAATTATTCAATCGGTGATTGAGGGAGAAAACCGTGAACGAAAGCGCATTGCCCATGAACTACACGACGGGCTTGGGCAATATTTGGTAGCCGCTAACATGAACCTTCAGTCTGTTCAAAACAACGCTGACCCCCTGCCTGAAAAACGGCGCAACCAACTTGAAACAGGTGTTTCTCTGTTAAAAAATGCCTTATCCGAAACACGAAGTATTGCTCACAATTTGATGCCCAAGGTCATTGCTGACTATGGACTGATTGCCGCCATCGACAATCAGGTTAAAGATTTGCAGAAAAGTAGTGATGTAACAATTCAATTTGAACATAACTGTGCGGAACTGGATCTAAAAAAACAGGTAGAAATTAATATCTACCGAATTGTTCAGGAAATCCTTTCAAATGCTATCCGCCACGCAAATTGTACGACCATCGACATTGAGTTGCAACTCAAAAAAGATACACTTACACTGGTTGTTCAAGATGATGGGATAGGAACAAACATAGAAGAAAACCACCAAGATAAAGGCCTTGGTTTGCAAAGTATTAAAACTCGTGTCAGTAATTTAAGGGGTTCTTTAGATATCGACTCCGAACACGGTATGGGAATGGTAATAACAGTTACTATCCCTAATATTGATAACCTAAAATCGGGTAGTTCCAATAATGGCTAA
- a CDS encoding GntR family transcriptional regulator, whose product MKLKEGSPRHVQISNWLRKQLENGVYKADEKLPSENQLCEKFDVSRVTVRKALQTLENDGLIYRSQGLGSFVSDDRTRQSLMQLTDFEEDMKRAGLESSSKVIQFKPVSVTEKVASMLNVDPDSTVIRLDRLRLGDNQPIAFDITWLPMFYGQLLEGYNLQEKTIYGILEEDFDIPVKKGFFRIEAGNAATDIAEHLGVKKRAALLIIDRLSLTVGEKPIYYQRRYYRSDRIVYELTAERDSKTKSSPGNMPLREFSPVINK is encoded by the coding sequence ATGAAATTAAAAGAAGGGTCGCCACGGCACGTACAAATAAGCAACTGGCTTCGCAAACAACTTGAGAATGGTGTTTACAAAGCCGACGAAAAACTACCTTCTGAAAATCAGCTCTGTGAAAAGTTTGATGTAAGCCGTGTAACCGTACGTAAAGCGTTGCAAACACTTGAAAATGACGGACTTATTTACCGTTCTCAGGGATTGGGATCGTTCGTGAGTGATGACCGTACAAGGCAATCATTAATGCAACTCACTGACTTTGAAGAAGATATGAAACGGGCTGGACTGGAATCCTCATCAAAGGTTATTCAGTTTAAGCCCGTTTCTGTTACAGAAAAAGTAGCGAGCATGCTCAATGTAGACCCAGACAGTACAGTCATTCGTCTTGATCGCTTGCGGTTAGGTGACAATCAACCTATTGCTTTTGACATTACCTGGCTGCCTATGTTTTACGGACAACTTCTGGAAGGATATAATCTACAAGAAAAAACAATTTATGGTATTCTTGAAGAAGACTTCGACATTCCTGTTAAAAAAGGTTTCTTTCGAATTGAAGCGGGAAATGCTGCTACTGATATAGCCGAACACCTTGGTGTTAAAAAAAGAGCTGCCTTACTTATAATTGATCGCCTTTCACTGACTGTTGGCGAAAAACCTATTTACTATCAACGACGATATTACCGAAGTGACCGTATTGTATATGAACTTACTGCAGAACGAGATTCTAAAACCAAAAGTAGTCCTGGGAATATGCCGCTTCGAGAATTTTCTCCCGTAATTAATAAATAA